A single region of the Mycobacterium avium subsp. avium genome encodes:
- a CDS encoding DUF1810 domain-containing protein: MDSAADPFDLKRFVDAQEPVYADVVDELRAGRKRSHWMWFVFPQLRGLGGSAMADRYGISSLPEARAYLRHELLGPRLHECARLVERVQGRSVGQIFGSPDDLKLCSSMTLFAHATDDNADFLAVLQKYYDGRQDPVTLARLADS, translated from the coding sequence ATGGACTCGGCCGCCGACCCGTTCGATCTCAAACGCTTCGTGGACGCCCAGGAGCCGGTCTACGCCGACGTCGTCGACGAGTTGCGTGCTGGGCGAAAACGCAGCCATTGGATGTGGTTCGTCTTTCCGCAGCTGCGCGGCCTGGGTGGCAGCGCGATGGCGGACCGGTACGGCATCTCGTCGCTGCCGGAGGCCCGCGCCTACCTGCGCCACGAGCTGCTCGGGCCGCGTCTGCACGAATGCGCCCGACTGGTCGAGCGGGTGCAGGGCCGATCCGTCGGGCAGATCTTCGGCTCGCCCGACGACCTGAAGCTGTGCTCGTCGATGACGCTGTTCGCGCACGCGACCGACGACAACGCTGACTTCCTGGCGGTCCTGCAGAAGTACTACGACGGCCGGCAGGACCCGGTGACGCTGGCCCGCCTGGCGGACTCCTAG